In the Oryza glaberrima chromosome 6, OglaRS2, whole genome shotgun sequence genome, one interval contains:
- the LOC127776723 gene encoding beta-1,3-galactosyltransferase GALT1 isoform X1, producing MKKWHGGFVIVSLFIILMLRYVILDSPLAEKSLQYVFQQNNTTPLHWLDVPNPPAVQNPQNISQVISTELLASNLSITRNFSDRELQSLHSWNHLKDLVSHAHILPDGVEAIKEAGVAWRELNAALEYDESAVSVNGSTHQKSKEKQCPYSIRRMNATRSGDRFVLKIPCGLIQGSSITIIGTPGGLLGSFKIELTGATVPGEPDPPIVLHYNVRLLGDKLTEDPVIVQNTWTIADDWGSEDRCPSPGSDAKDIAKVDELEKCGSMVGNDQKQAWATKLKSNVSSIQPAWKKNTEPKKYFPFRQGYLAIAILRVGAHGIHMTVDGKHVTSFAFREDLEPGFVGEVRIAGDIKLLSVIASGLPTTEDFEHVTDLEILKAPPVPMDKPLDLFIGIFSTANNFKRRMAVRRTWMQYDAVRSGKAAVRFFVGLHKNEVVNEELWNEARTYGDIQLMPFVDYYSLILWKTIAICIYGTNVLSAKYVMKTDDDAFVRVDEILLSLDRVNISHGLLYGRVNSDSQPHRDPYSKWYITPEEWPEESYPPWAHGPGYIVSQDIAKEVYRKHKRGELKMFKLEDVAMGIWINEMKKDGLDVKYENDGRILVEGCEEGYVVAHYQEPRDMMCLWDKFLKTKRGTCCKE from the exons ATGAAGAAATGGCACGGTGGTTTTGTCATAGTATCTTTGTTCATTATATTGATGCTAAGATATGTTATATTGGATAGTCCACTTGCTGAAAAATCTCTTCAGTATGTCTTCCAACAGAATAACACAACCCCACTACATTGGCTGGATGTTCCAAACCCGCCTGCAGTTCAGAATCCACAGAACATCTCTCAAGTAATATCAACTGAATTGTTAGCTTCAAACCTTTCCATAACAAGAAATTTCTCTGATAGAGAACTGCAGTCATTGCATTCTTGGAATCATTTAAAAGACCTAGTAAGTCATGCGCACATCTTACCAGATGGAGTAGAAGCAATCAAGGAAGCTGGAGTAGCATGGCGGGAGCTAAATGCAGCCCTTGAATACGATGAATCTGCTGTTTCTGTCAATGGTAGTACTCATCAAAAAAGTAAAGAGAAGCAATGCCCATATTCCATTCGAAGAATGAATGCTACAAGATCAGGtgatagatttgtcttaaagaTTCCTTGTGGACTGATTCAGGGCTCTTCAATAACTATTATCGGTACTCCTGGTGGTCTTCTTGGTAGTTTTAAGATAGAATTAACTGGGGCTACTGTACCTGGTGAACCAGACCCTCCAATTGTGCTTCATTACAATGTCCGTCTTCTTGGTGATAAACTTACAGAAGATCCTGTAATAGTCCAAAATACATGGACTATAGCTGACGACTGGGGTTCTGAAGATCGTTGCCCATCTCCTGGTTCAGATGCTAAGGACATTGCAAAAG TGGATGAGTTAGAAAAATGCGGTAGCATGGTGGGCAATGATCAAAAACAAGCATGGGCCACTAAGTTAAAGTCCAATGTTTCAAGCATACAACCTGCCTGGAAAAAGAACACAGAACCTAAGAAATATTTTCCCTTCAGACAAGGATATCTTGCTATAGCAATTCTTCGTGTTGGAGCACATGGGATCCATATGACTGTAGATGGGAAACATGTCACTTCATTTGCCTTTCGGGAG GATTTGGAGCCTGGATTTGTTGGTGAAGTAAGAATTGCAGGAGATATTAAATTGTTGTCTGTGATAGCAAGTGGTTTGCCTACAACAGAGGACTTTGAACATGTGACTGACTTAGAAATTTTGAAGGCTCCACCAGTTCCCATGGACAAACCCCTGGATCTTTTTATTGGGATCTTTTCTACAGCTAACAATTTCAAGCGCAGAATGGCAGTTCGCAGAACTTGGATGCAGTATGATGCTGTCCGCTCAGGAAAGGCTGCAGTTCGATTCTTTGTTGGCCTG CATAAAAATGAGGTGGTGAATGAGGAACTTTGGAATGAAGCACGAACATATGGAGACATCCAATTGATGCCCTTTGTTGATTATTATAGCCTGATTCTATGGAAGACTATAGCCATCTGCATCTATGGG ACAAACGTCTTGTCAGCCAAGTATGTGATGAAAACAGATGATGATGCTTTTGTCCGTGTGGATGAGATACTTTTATCTTTAGATCGCGTGAACATCAGTCATGGGTTACTGTAcggtcgtgtcaattctgattCTCAGCCTCATCGAGACCCATATAGCAAGTGGTACATAACCCCAGAG GAATGGCCTGAGGAGAGTTATCCTCCATGGGCACATGGTCCGGGATACATTGTATCACAAGACATAGCAAAAGAAGTTTACAGGAAACACAAGAGAGGAGAACTTAAG ATGTTCAAACTAGAAGATGTCGCAATGGGAATATGGATCAATGAGATGAAGAAGGATGGGTTGGATGTAAAGTATGAAAATGATGGGAGGATTTTGGTCGAAGGCTGTGAGGAAGGATATGTGGTTGCACATTACCAGGAGCCAAGGGACATGATGTGCCTATGGGACAAATTTCTGAAAACAAAACGAGGAACATGTTGCAAGGAGTAA
- the LOC127776723 gene encoding beta-1,3-galactosyltransferase GALT1 isoform X2: MNATRSGDRFVLKIPCGLIQGSSITIIGTPGGLLGSFKIELTGATVPGEPDPPIVLHYNVRLLGDKLTEDPVIVQNTWTIADDWGSEDRCPSPGSDAKDIAKVDELEKCGSMVGNDQKQAWATKLKSNVSSIQPAWKKNTEPKKYFPFRQGYLAIAILRVGAHGIHMTVDGKHVTSFAFREDLEPGFVGEVRIAGDIKLLSVIASGLPTTEDFEHVTDLEILKAPPVPMDKPLDLFIGIFSTANNFKRRMAVRRTWMQYDAVRSGKAAVRFFVGLHKNEVVNEELWNEARTYGDIQLMPFVDYYSLILWKTIAICIYGTNVLSAKYVMKTDDDAFVRVDEILLSLDRVNISHGLLYGRVNSDSQPHRDPYSKWYITPEEWPEESYPPWAHGPGYIVSQDIAKEVYRKHKRGELKMFKLEDVAMGIWINEMKKDGLDVKYENDGRILVEGCEEGYVVAHYQEPRDMMCLWDKFLKTKRGTCCKE, translated from the exons ATGAATGCTACAAGATCAGGtgatagatttgtcttaaagaTTCCTTGTGGACTGATTCAGGGCTCTTCAATAACTATTATCGGTACTCCTGGTGGTCTTCTTGGTAGTTTTAAGATAGAATTAACTGGGGCTACTGTACCTGGTGAACCAGACCCTCCAATTGTGCTTCATTACAATGTCCGTCTTCTTGGTGATAAACTTACAGAAGATCCTGTAATAGTCCAAAATACATGGACTATAGCTGACGACTGGGGTTCTGAAGATCGTTGCCCATCTCCTGGTTCAGATGCTAAGGACATTGCAAAAG TGGATGAGTTAGAAAAATGCGGTAGCATGGTGGGCAATGATCAAAAACAAGCATGGGCCACTAAGTTAAAGTCCAATGTTTCAAGCATACAACCTGCCTGGAAAAAGAACACAGAACCTAAGAAATATTTTCCCTTCAGACAAGGATATCTTGCTATAGCAATTCTTCGTGTTGGAGCACATGGGATCCATATGACTGTAGATGGGAAACATGTCACTTCATTTGCCTTTCGGGAG GATTTGGAGCCTGGATTTGTTGGTGAAGTAAGAATTGCAGGAGATATTAAATTGTTGTCTGTGATAGCAAGTGGTTTGCCTACAACAGAGGACTTTGAACATGTGACTGACTTAGAAATTTTGAAGGCTCCACCAGTTCCCATGGACAAACCCCTGGATCTTTTTATTGGGATCTTTTCTACAGCTAACAATTTCAAGCGCAGAATGGCAGTTCGCAGAACTTGGATGCAGTATGATGCTGTCCGCTCAGGAAAGGCTGCAGTTCGATTCTTTGTTGGCCTG CATAAAAATGAGGTGGTGAATGAGGAACTTTGGAATGAAGCACGAACATATGGAGACATCCAATTGATGCCCTTTGTTGATTATTATAGCCTGATTCTATGGAAGACTATAGCCATCTGCATCTATGGG ACAAACGTCTTGTCAGCCAAGTATGTGATGAAAACAGATGATGATGCTTTTGTCCGTGTGGATGAGATACTTTTATCTTTAGATCGCGTGAACATCAGTCATGGGTTACTGTAcggtcgtgtcaattctgattCTCAGCCTCATCGAGACCCATATAGCAAGTGGTACATAACCCCAGAG GAATGGCCTGAGGAGAGTTATCCTCCATGGGCACATGGTCCGGGATACATTGTATCACAAGACATAGCAAAAGAAGTTTACAGGAAACACAAGAGAGGAGAACTTAAG ATGTTCAAACTAGAAGATGTCGCAATGGGAATATGGATCAATGAGATGAAGAAGGATGGGTTGGATGTAAAGTATGAAAATGATGGGAGGATTTTGGTCGAAGGCTGTGAGGAAGGATATGTGGTTGCACATTACCAGGAGCCAAGGGACATGATGTGCCTATGGGACAAATTTCTGAAAACAAAACGAGGAACATGTTGCAAGGAGTAA